A window of Pseudomonas denitrificans (nom. rej.) genomic DNA:
TGCAGTTCTACCGCCACTGCGTGCTGGACTTCACCGGGCAACCGGAGATCGGCCTGACCCGCAACGACGAAGCCGTGCAACGGGCGCTGACCGCGATCAACCAGATGACCGCCGACCAGCTGCTCAAGCCGAGCATCGACCGGGTGTTCGATTTCGCCCAGTACCGCGACGCCAACTACTACATGGAAACCTGCCCAGGCGGCGGCCGTGTGGTGATGAAGATGCCGGAGTGATCCGTCATTCGTGATTGAAAAAGCCACTCTTCGGAGTGGCTTTTTTGTGCGCGCCCATTATCGCTACCCCGGCGACGGTTAAAGGCTTGCAGAAATGTAGGATGGGTGGAGCCTAAGCGACACCCATGCTGTCGCCGCGCAGGATTGATGGGTATCGCTGCGCTCCACGCCATCCTACGAGAAGCAGCATGGGTTTTCCGAGTTGTACTCGTCCGCCGCAAAGCTTCGGAGTAGAGGCCTCTATACACCGCGATATCCCCCGCAGTATCAGGCAAGCCTCGGGAGAACCAGGCAAACCGCTCGGCGCCTTCCTCGCGTATCGTCGCGGCACCTGCCGACCGCTGCGCCTAGGCTGAATCCATTGCGTGCCGGAGCCGCTGCGCTTGGCTCCCTTTCAAGACCCTGTTTTTTATCACCCAGTGAAAGAGGTGAAATTCCTGATGATTACCGTGAACCTGAACGGCAAGGACCACGAGCTCGACGCCCCCGGTGAGATGCCGCTGCTCTGGGCCATCCGCGACGTCGCCGGGCTGACCGGCACCAAGTACGGCTGCGGCATGGCGCTGTGCGGCGCCTGCACCGTGCACATCGACGGCCAGCCGACGCGCTCCTGCGTCACCCCGCTGGCGGCGGTGGCCGGCAAGAAGATCACCACCATCGAGGCGGTGGCCGAGCAGGCCGCCGGCAAGGCGGTGCAGGAGGCCTGGCGCAAGCTCGACGTGGTGCAGTGCGGCTACTGCCAGTCCGGGCAGATCATGTCGGCCACTGCGCTGCTGGCTTCGAACAAGAAGCCCAGCGACGCCGACATCGACGCCGCCATGAGCGGCAACATCTGCCGCTGCGCCACCTATGCGCGGATCCGCGCGGCCATCCACGACGCCGCCCAGACCCTGGCTTGAGGACCGAAGTCATGCTCGAACCCCGTACCGACGAACAGCCGGCGCAGCCCGGCAGCATCCTCAACGTCAGCCGCCGCAGCTTCCTGCGTGGCGCCGGCGGCCTGGCCCTGGGTATCTATTTCGCGCCGCTGCTGGGCAAGCTGGGCGACGCCCAGGCGGCCAGCGATTTCGAGGCCAACGCTTTCGTGCGCATCGCCCCGGACGGCACCGTCACCGTGATCGCCAAGCATGTGGAAATGGGCCAGGGCAGCTACACCGGCCTGGCCACGCTGGTGGCCGAGGAACTGGACGCCGACTGGAGCCACGTGCAGGTCGAAGGCGCACCGGCTGATGCCAAGCGCTACGCCAACCTGGCCTTCGGCAACCTGCAGGGCACCGGCGGCAGCAACGCCATGGCCAACTCCTTCGAGCAGATGCGCAAGGCCGGCGCCAGCGCCCGCGCCATGCTGGTCGGCGCAGCGGCGGAACAGTGGAAGGTGCCGGCGGCGCAGATCGAAGTGCACGACGGCGTCGTCACCCATCCGGCTTCCGGGCGCAAGGCCGGCTTCGGTGAACTGGCCGAGGCGGCGGCGAAGCAGCCGGTGCCGGCGGACGTGAAGCTCAAGGACCCGAAGGACTTCAAGCTGATCGGCCAGGTGAAGCTGCCACGCAAGGACAGCCCCTCGAAGACCGATGGCACCGCGCAGTTCACCCAGGATGTACACCTGCCCGACATGCTGGTGGCTGTGGTCGCCCACCCGCCGCGCTTCGGCGGCGTGCCGGCGAAAGTCGATGCGAGCAAGGCCAAGGCCGTGCCCGGCGTGGTCGACGTGGTGCAGTTCCCCGGCAGCGAGCGGCGTTTCGCCGGCGTCGCGGTGCTGGCGAAGAACACCTGGGCCGCGCGCCAGGGCCGTGACGCGCTGCAGGTCGAGTGGGACGAGAGCAAGGCCTTCAAGATGGGCAGCAAGGAAATCTTCGCCCAGTACCGCGACATGGCCAGCAAGCCAGGCCTGGTGGCGCGCAACGAAGGTGACATCGGCAAGGCGCTGGAGAAACCGGCGCACCTGATCGAGGCGGAATACCAGTTCCCCTATCTTGCCCACGCGGCCATGGAGCCGCTGAACTGTGTGGTCTTCCTCAAGGAAGACGGCTGCCAGATCTGGAACGGCGAGCAGTGGCAGACCGGCGACCAGATGTCGGTGGCGCAGCTGCTGGGCATGCCGCCCGAGCAGGTGAGCATCACCCAGCTGTACGCCGGCGGCAGCTTCGGCCGCCGTGCCAATCCGCATTCGGACTACGTGCTGGAGGCGGTCGCCATTGCCAAGGCGGCCCGCGAGCAGGGCGTGAAGGTGCCGATCAAGATGGTCTGGACCCGCGAGGACGACACCCGCGCCGGCTACTACCGTCCGGCCTTCCTGCACCGCGCGCGGCTGGCGGTGGATGCCCAGGGCAACCTGGTGGGCTGGGAGCAGCGGCTGGTGGGGCAGTCCTTCATCGTCGGCACGCCGTTCGAGAAGTTCATGGTCAAGGACGGTGTCGACAAGATCGCCGTCGAGGGCGCCGCCGATCTGCCTTACGCCGTGCCCAACCTGCGCGTCGAACAGGCGCTGGCGGAGAACGTCACGGTGCCGACCCAGTGGTGGCGTTCGGTGGGCCATACCCACACGGCGTTCTCCACCGAGACCCTGGTCGACGAAGCGGCCATCGCCGCCAAGCAGGACCCGTACGAGTTCCGCCGCAAGCTGCTGGAAAAGCACCCGCGTCATCGTGGCGCGCTGGAGCTGGTGGCGCAGCGGGCGAACTGGCTGGCGCCGCTGGAAAAGGGCAAGGACGGCGAACAGCGCGGTCGCGGGATCGCCGTGCACGAGTCGTTCGGCAGCTTCGTCGCCCAGGTGGTCGAGGTGACTTACAAGGCCGACAAGAGCTTCAAGGTAGACCGCGTGGTCTGCGCGGTGGACTGCGGCCTGGCGATCAACCCGGACGTGATCAAGGCGCAGATGGAGGGAGGCATCGGCTTCGCCCTGTCGGCGGCGCTGCACAGCGCCATCACGCTGAGCGACGGCAAGGTCGACCAGTCCAACTTCCACGACTTCCAGGTGCTGCGCATCAACGAGATGCCGGTAGTGGAGGTGCACATCGTGCCGTCCGCCGAACCGCCGACCGGTGTCGGTGAGCCGGGCGTGCCGCCCCTGGCGCCGGCGCTGGCCAACGCGCTGTTCGCGGCGACCGGCAAGCGTATCCGCACGCTACCGATCGGCAATCAGTTGCAGGCGTGAGGTTCGAAGCCTGAAGCAATAGCCCGCGAATGCGGGGCTATTGCTTTGCAGGGTCTACGCTGAAAGAACCGCCGGGGCCTGCTCGCAGATCAGTTCGCGCAGCGCCCGGCGTTCGGCTGGCGGCGTGGCGGCACGGAGCAGGGCGAGGCCACCGTCCTCGTCGGGGATGGCGATTTCGGTCTCGAAGTGCAGTTGCACCTCGTCCAGGGTGATGTAGGTGATGCGGTAGGCCTCGGTGCTGTGCATGGTCGCAGGCTCGATAAGGGGAGGGCGCAGGCCCGATGGACACATCCTCGCGCCAGGCGGGCAAGCTCGGAAGTGAAACGCCGTGATGGTGAACATCACGAAAGGCGATGGTGCCGGCGAGATTTTCCGGCAGTTGTCATGCAGGACGGGTATCCTGCGCGGGCGTGCCCACACCGGGCACTTTGTAAATCGAACTGGAGCAGTGACATGAGCCGCGACAAGCAGCTTTTCCCGGAAGACGAAATCGGCGATGCCCTGTGGGCCCTGCAGGAAGACGGCGAAGACCTCTCCCTCGAGCATGAGGTGGAGTTCGCGGTGATCTTCCCGGACGAGCAGTCCGCCCTGGACTTCGCCATCATGCTGCTGCAGAACGGGCAGAAGGTGGCGTACTCCGAGTACGACGGCAACGACAAGCTGCCCTGGCAGGTCCTGGCCTACCCGGTGATGGAGCTCTCCCACGAGCACATCAGCGGCTACGCGGCGCTGCTGTCCGAGCACTCCGCTGACCTGGGCGGTCAGATGGACGGCTGGTCGGCGCTCTGATCGGCTGATGCTGCACGAGAAACGGCGCCTTCGGGCGCCGTTTTTCTTTGGTGGCAAATGCAGGCGGGCGGCCCTTGCAGGGCGCATAACGCGCCAGCGTTATCCGCCGTGCGGGTGCCGGCGGATAACCTGTTCCAGGTTATGCGCCCTACGGTCCTGCAATCCTTCGCGGATAATGTCCGCTCCTACAGGGGAGCACCGCGTTCGCAGGAAACGACCGTGCCAAATGAAAAGGCCCGCGCGAAGCGGGCCATTTCACTGCGGTAGAAAGCTCACTCCGGCAACGGTGCATTACGCGCCACCTGGCGCAGCGCCTGCTCGTAGTAGTCGGTGCTCTGCGCCCCGGAGATCAGCTGGCGACCATTGAGGATCACTGCCGGCACCGCGCGTATACCATGGCTGGTGTAGAAATCCTCCTCGGCCACCACCTCGTCGGCGTAGGCGTCGCTGTCGAGGATTTCCCGCGCGCGCACCGCGTCCAGGCCGACGCTGACGGCCACTTCCAGCAGCACTTCCGGGTCGCTCGGGTCGCGCCCTTCGCCGAAGTAGGCGTGCAGCAGCGCCTGCTTCAGGGCGATGTCGCGGCGCGATTCACCCGCCCAGTGCAGCAGGCGGTGGGCGTCGAAGGTGTTGTAGATGCGGCTGCGCTTCTTCAGGTCGAAGTGCACGCCGACTTCCTCGCCCATGGAGCGCAGGTGCTCCTGATTGCGGGCGATGTCCTCGGCACTGCTGCCGTACTTGCGCTGCAGGTGCTCCACCAGGTCTTCCCCTTCGGCGGGCATGTCGGCATTCAGCTCGAAGGGCTTGATGCGCAGTTCCACGGTCAGTTCGCCGTCTACCCGGCGGATGGCGGCCAACAGGCCGTTGAGGCCGATGGCACACCAGGGGCAGACCACGTCGGAGACGAAATCGATGGTGATGGCGTCGCTCATGGGGCGAACTCCGGCAATTGGGCGAGCTTCCAGCATGGACCCGGAAGGGCGTTTCGATCCAGTGGCGAGACGGCCGGGAGTGCTTTTCGCCTGATTGCCGGGGGGCTGCACCGCCGGGCTGAAGCGCCGGCGGCGGGGGGATGGGGTGCGACTTCCTTGTCGCGATGGGGAAATCAGAAGTCGACGGTCATCGACAGCTTCAGGGTGCGCGGGTCGCCCTGGGTCAGGTAGCCGCCGATGGTGGAGGCCCAGTACGACTTGTTGGCGACGTTTTCCAGGTTGGCGCGCAGGGTCACGTCGCGCTCGTCCACCTTGAAGGCGTAGCGGGCGCCGAGGTCGAAGCGGGTCCAGGCCGGGATGCTCAGGTCGTTGGCCGCGTCCAGGTACTGGCCGCCGGTGCGCAGCACGCGGCCGTTGAGGGCGGCGCCCTGGATGCCGGGGACGTCCCAGTCGGCGCCCAGGTTGTACTGGAAGGTCGGCACGCCCACGGCACGGTTGCCGTCGGTCTTGCCGCCGGCAGTGTTCTTCAGCTCGGTGTCGATCCAGGTGCCACCGGCCAGCAGGCGCAGGCCGTCGACCGGTTCGCCGAAGACGTTCAGCTCGATGCCGCGGTTCTCCTGCTCACCGTCGACGCTGAAGATCTTCGAGTCCGGGTCGGTGGTGCTGAACGGCTGCTCGATGCGGTAGAAGGCCAGGTTGCCGCCGTAGCTGCCGAAGTCCAGCTTGGCGCCCACTTCCACCTGCTTGGAGCGGTTCGGCGCGAAGACTTCGCCGAAGTTCGAAGCGCTGCTGGGCGCGGTCGGGCCGGCGGCCAGGCCTTCGATGCGGTTGGCGTAGAGCGACAGGTACTCGGTGGGTTTCACCACCAGGCCGTAGACCGGCGTGGTGATGGATTCGTCGTAGC
This region includes:
- a CDS encoding (2Fe-2S)-binding protein — encoded protein: MITVNLNGKDHELDAPGEMPLLWAIRDVAGLTGTKYGCGMALCGACTVHIDGQPTRSCVTPLAAVAGKKITTIEAVAEQAAGKAVQEAWRKLDVVQCGYCQSGQIMSATALLASNKKPSDADIDAAMSGNICRCATYARIRAAIHDAAQTLA
- a CDS encoding xanthine dehydrogenase family protein molybdopterin-binding subunit codes for the protein MLEPRTDEQPAQPGSILNVSRRSFLRGAGGLALGIYFAPLLGKLGDAQAASDFEANAFVRIAPDGTVTVIAKHVEMGQGSYTGLATLVAEELDADWSHVQVEGAPADAKRYANLAFGNLQGTGGSNAMANSFEQMRKAGASARAMLVGAAAEQWKVPAAQIEVHDGVVTHPASGRKAGFGELAEAAAKQPVPADVKLKDPKDFKLIGQVKLPRKDSPSKTDGTAQFTQDVHLPDMLVAVVAHPPRFGGVPAKVDASKAKAVPGVVDVVQFPGSERRFAGVAVLAKNTWAARQGRDALQVEWDESKAFKMGSKEIFAQYRDMASKPGLVARNEGDIGKALEKPAHLIEAEYQFPYLAHAAMEPLNCVVFLKEDGCQIWNGEQWQTGDQMSVAQLLGMPPEQVSITQLYAGGSFGRRANPHSDYVLEAVAIAKAAREQGVKVPIKMVWTREDDTRAGYYRPAFLHRARLAVDAQGNLVGWEQRLVGQSFIVGTPFEKFMVKDGVDKIAVEGAADLPYAVPNLRVEQALAENVTVPTQWWRSVGHTHTAFSTETLVDEAAIAAKQDPYEFRRKLLEKHPRHRGALELVAQRANWLAPLEKGKDGEQRGRGIAVHESFGSFVAQVVEVTYKADKSFKVDRVVCAVDCGLAINPDVIKAQMEGGIGFALSAALHSAITLSDGKVDQSNFHDFQVLRINEMPVVEVHIVPSAEPPTGVGEPGVPPLAPALANALFAATGKRIRTLPIGNQLQA
- the ptrC gene encoding type III secretion system co-regulatory protein PtrC, whose translation is MHSTEAYRITYITLDEVQLHFETEIAIPDEDGGLALLRAATPPAERRALRELICEQAPAVLSA
- a CDS encoding ribonuclease E inhibitor RraB, which translates into the protein MSRDKQLFPEDEIGDALWALQEDGEDLSLEHEVEFAVIFPDEQSALDFAIMLLQNGQKVAYSEYDGNDKLPWQVLAYPVMELSHEHISGYAALLSEHSADLGGQMDGWSAL
- a CDS encoding DsbA family oxidoreductase, which codes for MSDAITIDFVSDVVCPWCAIGLNGLLAAIRRVDGELTVELRIKPFELNADMPAEGEDLVEHLQRKYGSSAEDIARNQEHLRSMGEEVGVHFDLKKRSRIYNTFDAHRLLHWAGESRRDIALKQALLHAYFGEGRDPSDPEVLLEVAVSVGLDAVRAREILDSDAYADEVVAEEDFYTSHGIRAVPAVILNGRQLISGAQSTDYYEQALRQVARNAPLPE